In Macaca fascicularis isolate 582-1 chromosome 15, T2T-MFA8v1.1, one genomic interval encodes:
- the LOC123569211 gene encoding large ribosomal subunit protein uL16-like, with protein sequence MGRRPARCYRYCKNKPYPKSRFCRGVPDAKIRIFDLGRKKAKVDEFPLCGHMVSDEYEQLSSEALEAARIGANKYMVKSCGKDGFHIRVRLHPFHVIRINKMLSCAGADRLQTGMRGAFGKPQGTVARVHIGQVIMSICTKLQNKEHVIEALRRAKFKFPGRQKIHISKKWGFTKFNADEFEDMVAEKRLIPDGCGVKYIPNRGPLDKWRALHS encoded by the coding sequence ATGGGCCGCCGCCCCGCCCGTTGTTACCGGTATTGTAAGAACAAGCCGTACCCAAAGTCTCGCTTCTGCCGAGGTGTCCCTGATGCCAAGATTCGCATCTTTGACCTGGGGCGGAAGAAGGCAAAAGTGGATGAGTTTCCGCTCTGTGGCCACATGGTGTCAGATGAATATGAGCAGCTGTCCTCTGAAGCCCTGGAGGCTGCCCGAATTGGTGCCAATAAGTACATGGTAAAAAGTTGTGGCAAGGATGGCTTCCATATCCGGGTGCGGCTCCACCCCTTCCACGTCATCCGCATCAACAAGATGTTGTCCTGTGCTGGGGCTGACAGGCTCCAAACGGGCATGCGAGGTGCTTTTGGAAAGCCCCAGGGCACTGTGGCCAGGGTTCACATTGGCCAAGTTATCATGTCCATCTGCACCAAGCTGCAGAACAAGGAGCATGTGATTGAGGCCCTGCGCAGGGCCAAGTTCAAGTTTCCTGGCCGCCAGAAGATCCACATCTCAAAGAAGTGGGGCTTCACCAAGTTCAATGCTGATGAATTTGAAGACATGGTGGCTGAAAAGCGGCTCATCCCAGATGGCTGTGGGGTCAAGTACATCCCCAATCGTGGTCCTCTGGACAAATGGCGGGCCCTGCACTCATGA